Genomic window (Gelria sp. Kuro-4):
CCGTAAGGGTTGAAAGGGCGGCCTGGTTGTCCAGATATTTGAGCCGGGCCGTGAGGGATTCGATCTCGCCGCGGACGCGCTCCAGCTGCGTTTCTACCTTGAGCACGTCATCCACCGTTTTCGCCCGCCCCAAGATGTCCAGCAGGCGCTCTTCCTGGCGCTCCAGGTTGCGGCGCCGCGCGTCCACATCCACGTACTCCTCGGTCACATCCTGACCGCCCAGTTCGCGCTGCTCCACCTCACCCAGTTTTTCTGCCGTTCGCACCACATCCATAAACGCCGGGGCCGGCACGCGCAGGGTGTAACTCGCCCCGCGGACACCGTCGCCGCGGCGCAGGTTGGAGCTTTGAATAAAACCACCCTCGGCCGCCACCACTTTGGTCAGCCGGTCCGCCGTCGCATCCAGGTCCTCCACGCGCAGAACCAGGCGGCCCGTTTGGATCACCTTGCGCTCCAGGGGCGCCGGCCCCAACGCAGCCCGCTTCGGCTGTATCGCCGAATCGCCGGCTTTCTTCTCCCCTGCAGCCGGCTGCTCGGGCGGTGCGCCTGCCACGCTGAGCTGCTCTTCGCTCTTTACAGCTTGTTGCCCTTGCTCTGACTCCGCCGCCACGTGCGGCACGCCGCCCAGGGGGGATTTGAAGCCAACCCCCGGCCTGCCTGCCAGCGGCCCACGGCCCACGATCACCGCAAGAAGCAGCACCGCCGCTACCGCCGCGAGGCCGCCGGCGGGCCACCTACCCAGCCGGCGCAGTACCTCAAGAAAGAAGGCGCGCGCTCCCGGGGCGGGAGTACCGGAACCTAGGGCCGAAGTCACTGCCTGCACGCGGCCCATGATTCTCTCTTTAAGTTCAGGTGGTGGGTTTACCGGCTCCAACGAACGAATTAAGCCCACGGTCTCTTCCAGGGAAGAGAGCTCGGCCCGGCAGGCTGGACACGCTTCCAGGTGCGCGGCGATCAGCTGGAGTTCTTCCGCTTTGAGCTGCCCGTCCAGGTAAGCGGAGAGCTTTTCCTCTACTGCCTTGCAGTCCATGCCTTCTTCCCCCTCTCACCCGGAATAGACGCCGCTGCCCAAGAAAAGTTCCCGCTCGGCGTTCAGTTTGTCGCGCAGCGTCCGCCGCGCCCGGTTAAGCCGCGACTTAACCGTGCCGAGGGAACATTGTAGGACCTGAGCCATCTCTTCGTAGGAAAGGTCCTGGATGTCCCTTAGGACCAGAGCTGTGCGCTGGTCAGGGGGAAGCGTGGCAATGAGCTGCTGCAACCGCTCCCGCACGGCCTGGCGGGCACAGAGTTCCGCCGGACCGGGCTGCGGAGCCGACACTTCGAGGCGGGTCCCGCTTTCCGTCTCCGCCTCCAAGGAAACCACCGGCCGGCGCCGGCGCCGGCGCAGCTCGTCATAGCAGATATTATGGGCAATGCGATAAAGCCAGGTGCTGAAGCTGGCTTCCCCGCGGAACTCGCCGAGTTTCACGTAGGCGCGGCAGAACACCTCTTGCGCCATTTCGCCGGCGTCGTCAGCGTTGCCCAACAGCCGGTAGGCCAGGTTGTAGATTTTGCCCTGATAGCGCTCCACCAGCGTGGCGAACGCATCCTGGTCTCCCCGGCGGCAGGCGCTCACCAGCACTTCGTCCGCAACCATCCCCCCACCCCCTCAAAGGCACACTCGAGAAGTAATTCCACCTGCAGGTGATTGATTCCTTCTGGAAGAAAAATCCTATCTTTTCCTAACGAACATTTCTCCCATTCCGGGCAGGATTGGAGGAAACCGCCGTTGAATAAATTAATTAATAATAGGTGTTACAATTCGCGTGCCGATCTACACTTATGCCGGTGGTGGACGTCCTATGCCGCTCCTCGCCGAACTGCTCCGTTTAGTGCCGCGTATCAAGGCCCAGCTCGCGTGGGCAGCATCGTTATTCGCTTTTTGGCTCGCCCTGGCCTGGGCGGCAGACAGCCAGCACCTTGTAGCCGGAGTTGTCTGTGTTTTCTTTCTGGCAATCCTGTGGCGTGAGCTCGTTCCCCGGCACAGCTTCCCGCTGCGCGCTTTTCCGGCTTTAATCCTTTACCTCGCCCTCCTGGCCGGGGAAATCCTGCAGGCCGGGGTGCATGTGGCCGCCATCGTGCTGAACCCGCGCCTCCCCATTGCTCCCGCCTTCCGCAAGGTAAAGGTGCCCCTGAGCACCCCCGGAGGAAAAACCGCCCTGGCCAACTCCATCACCCTGACCCCAGGTACCTTAACCGTGGAGGTAGAGGACCAGGCGTTCCTGGTACACATGATCGATCGCAACGTACCCTTTAACCTGCCGGAATGGACCCTTACCAAGCTTCTCGCAGAGCTCGAAAGGGGAGGAGAGCCTTGATCCAGTTCCATGCCGGGGCCGCCGCCCTGCTTGCCTTTCTCATCTTAGGGTGCCTGCTCAGGGCCTACCTGGGCCCCACCGCCGCCGACCGGGTGGTGGCGGTAAACGTCATCGGCACCAAGGCTGTCATTCTGCTCTGCCTGGTTTCCGCCGCCTTTGAGGAGGGCTTCTTCCTGGACGTAGCCCTGGTTTACTCCCTCATCAGCTTTCTGGCCACCGTTTGCCTGGCGCGCCTGGTGCTGCAAAAAGAGCAGGGAAGGGAAGCCAGGTGATGCTTGTCGCTTCTAAGCTCCTGCTCTTGGGCGGCCTGTTCTTTTCCTTCACGGCAACGCTGGGGCTGCTGCGCCTGCCGGACGTCTACAACCGCCTGCACGCCACCACCAAGTGCGACACCTTGGGCGCCGGTCTCATCCTCTTGGCCCTTATCCTCAGCGGGCGGCCGCCGGAGCAGGCGGTAAAGCTGGTGGTGATCCTTATCTTCCTCTGGCTGGCGAACCCCACCGCCGCCCATATCCTGGCCCGGGCCGCCTGGGCCGCCGGTACACCCCTGGCCCGGGGAACAGAGCTCCCGAAGGAGGAAAGGCCGTGTTAGTGGTCCGCTTGTTCCTTCTCGCCCTGCTCATCCTTTGTGCCCTGGCGGTGGGCCGCACGCGCGACCTCTTGAGTGCAGCGGTGATCTTCGCCGCTTACAGCCTCGTCATGGCCACCGTCTGGCAGCAGCTCCGAGCCCCCGACATCGCCCTGGCGGAAGCGGCCATCGGGGCCGGCATCACCAGCCTCCTCTTCATCGTGACCATCGCCCGCACCGGGAGGTACGAAAAGTGAGAGCGGTACTCATCACCTTGATCCTCCTCCTCGCCGCCGGCGCCTTGGTGGCAGTGGCCCTGGAGATGCCGCCCTTGGGTGCGCCGGGTGCTCCCGCTTTGGCAAGCCCCCTTACAGCCTACTACCAGGCGCGGGCTTTTTACGAAACCGCCTGTCCTAATCAGGTTGCTGCCATCGTGGCCGACTACCGGGCCTATGATACTCTGGGAGAAACCACGGTACTGTTCACCGCTGTCGCCGCTATCCTGACCCTCAGGCACAGCCGGAAGGAGGAGAAGGACCGTGGATGACCTGGTTCTCAAGACGGTGGCCCGGCTGCTCATCCCTTTCATCCAGCTCTACGGTTTGTACGTCATCCTGCACGGCCATCTCTCGCCCGGCGGCGGGTTTGCCGGCGGGGTGATCGTAGCGGCGGGGTTCGTGCTCTATGCCCTGGCCTTCGGCCGGTCGGCGCTCGCGGCCGTGTTTCCCGAACGTCTTTCCACTTGGCTGGAGAGCGGCGGCATCCTCTGGTACGTGGGGCTGGGTCTGGTAGGGGTTTTCTCCGGCGGGGCTTTTCTGGCCAACGCCCGGGCCGGCTTCCCCCTGGGCCCAGCCGGGCGGCTTTTTTCCAGCGGCCTCGTTTTTCTGCTCAACCTGGGCATCGGTATCAAAGTCGCCGCCACCATCGCTACGCTCTTTCGCCACCTGGAGGAGGAATAGCCGTGCACTTCGATTATGTGGCCGCGATGCTGCTTTACGTCACCGGGCTGGGGATCATGCTGTTTCACTCAAACCTCATCAAGAAGATCTTCGGAATGAACATCATGGAGACGGCCGTTTTTCTACTTTTTATCCTCAGCGGGTACGTGCGCGGGGGGAAGCCACCCATCGCCCTCCCGGGGCAGCTACCCGCAGCGCCCGTCAACCCGCTCCCCCAGGCCCTCATCCTCACCGGCCTGGTGGTTTCGGTCAGCGTTACCGCCTATGCCCTGGCCCTGGTACGCGCGCTTTACCAGGCCTACGGCACCTTGAGCGCCCCGGAGATCGCCCGGCGCAAGGGAGAGTTCTCATGACAAGCGCGCAGCTGCTCCTTCCCCTTTTAACCCTGCTGGTGGCGGCCCTGGTACTGCCGCTTCTCAAGCCGCGGCGCGCTGCGCCGTTCGCCTTGGCCGCCCTCGGCCTCGCTTTCCTCCTCTGGCTCCCGCTCACTGCCTCGGTACTGCACTCGGGAACTGTCACCTACCACCTGGGCGGGTGGCCGCCACCGGTGGGGATTGAAATAACAGCCGACAAGCTCGCCGTATTCTTCGGCGGTACGGTTTTTTTGGTCACCCTGCCGGCGGCCTTCGGCGCCGTGGTGGACCTGCCCGCCGCCGTGCCGGAGCGCGCCCTCCCCTCTTTCTGGACCCTGTACCTGCTCTTGGTGTTCTCGCTCTTGGGCCTGGCGGAGGCGGGCGATCTCTTCAATACCTACGTCTTTCTCGAGATTTCGTCCCTGGCCGCCTGTGCCTTGGTGGCCAGTGTCCACCGCCCGGCCAACCTGGAAGCCGCCTTTAAGTACCTGCTTCTTTCCACAGTGGGGTCCGGCTGCGTCCTTATGGCCATCGCATTGCTTTATATGGTGACGGGCCAGCTCAACTTGGGTTTCCTGGCCCGGGAACTGCCGTACCAGGCCCCCCTGTACCCGAAAATCGTGGCGGCCGCCGGCACCTTTCTCCTCGCCGGCCTGGGCGTAAAGGCCGCCCTCTTTCCGCTGCACACCTGGCTGCCCGACGCCCACGCCAGCGCCCCCGCTCCGGCCAGCGCCCTCCTTTCCGGGCTGGTGGTGAAGGCTTACGTGGTGGTGCTCGTACGGGTGGTCTGGGGTACGTTGGGCCAGGTGTTCCTTACCCTGCTCCCCTTTAAGACGCTGCTCCTTGTCCTGGCTACCGCTTCCATCTTCTTCGGCTCCATTTCAGCCATGGCCCAGGTTGACCTCAAACGGATGCTGGCCTACTCCACCGTGGCGCAAATGGGTTACATCTTCCTGGGTTTGGCCGCAGGTAACGTCACCGCCTTTACCGGTGCCATTCTGCACATTTTTAACCACGCTCTCTTAAAAGGTACGCTTTTCCTGGCCGCCGGGACCATCATCCGGCGCACTGGGGAGCGACACTTGCCGAACCTCATCGGCAGCGGGCACACCTGCCCGACCGCCCTGTCGGCTTTTTCCATCGCCGCCCTCGGCATGGTGGGTATCCCGGCCACCTGCGGGTTTACCAGCAAGTGGCTGCTTACCGTAGGCGCCCTCCAGGCCGGTTCGCCGCTACTGGCCTGGGTTGTCCTCCTTTCCAGCCTGCTCAATGCCGCCTACTATCTACCGGTAATAATCCTCGGCTTCTTCGGCCACGGCAGTACCGGTGAGATTCGTTTCCACTGGGACCGTGTGCCGGCCGGACTGCTTCTGCCGGCCGGCTTCCTGGCCTGCGCCAGCATTGTTTTCGGGCTCTGGCCTTCACTACCCCTGCACCTGGCCCAAGATATCGCCCACCAGTTTTTCCTCTAAGCGAAGGAGGCCGGCCGCGTGCTTTTTCTTCTCGTTCTCATCCTTGTCCCCGTCCTCACCGGTTGTTTCCTCCTTCTCTTCGCGCCGCCGGACAAGGTCGCCTGGCGACTGGCCCTCTCCGCCAGCGTCCTCGCCGCCGCCGGTGCTTTGCAGCTCCTGGCCGGGCCGCACCCGCGCCTGCTGTTCGCTTACCGGTTTACACCCATCGTCTCCCTGGCCCTCGTCATGGATGCCATGGGCCTGCTTTTCGCCCTGATAGCCTCCTGCTTGTGGGTCTTCACCGTTATCTACTCGCACGGCTACATGGCGCACGAAGAGCGCCTGCGAAGTTACCTGGCCTTTCTCATCCTCTCGCTGGGCATCACCAACGGCATAGCGCTCGCCGGCAACCTGGTAACGCTCTTTTTCTTCTACGAAGCCCTCACGCTGGTCACCTTTCCCCTGGTTATCCACCGGCACACGCCGGAGGCCATGCGGGCCGGCATCGTCTACCTGGCCTACAACCTGGCCGGCGCCACCCTGGTCCTTTTGGCCATCGCCACATTGGCCGGCCATGTCCACAAGGTAGACTTTATCTACGGGGGCATCATACCCCCAGGGCTGTTTACGCGCGTCCAGCTCGTCCGGCTCGTTATCCTTTTTGTGGCCGGCTTTGGTGTCAAAGCTGCTGTGATCCCGCTCCACCACTGGCTACCCCGGGCCATGGTGGCACCCACCCCCGTGAGCGCCCTGCTGCACGCCGTGGCCGTGGTGAACGCCGGGGTGTTCGGCTTACTCCGGGTCTGGGCTTACATCCTCGGCGCCGAAACGCTGCGCGCCATGGACCTGGCACCTCTCCTGCGCTGGCCCATGGCCGCCACCATCATCCTCGGCTCCATCTGGGCCTTT
Coding sequences:
- a CDS encoding DUF4349 domain-containing protein encodes the protein MDCKAVEEKLSAYLDGQLKAEELQLIAAHLEACPACRAELSSLEETVGLIRSLEPVNPPPELKERIMGRVQAVTSALGSGTPAPGARAFFLEVLRRLGRWPAGGLAAVAAVLLLAVIVGRGPLAGRPGVGFKSPLGGVPHVAAESEQGQQAVKSEEQLSVAGAPPEQPAAGEKKAGDSAIQPKRAALGPAPLERKVIQTGRLVLRVEDLDATADRLTKVVAAEGGFIQSSNLRRGDGVRGASYTLRVPAPAFMDVVRTAEKLGEVEQRELGGQDVTEEYVDVDARRRNLERQEERLLDILGRAKTVDDVLKVETQLERVRGEIESLTARLKYLDNQAALSTLTVDLRERPQPVSAVRTLRVADLGVRARQAVLSSINALLDYAGQAVVWLAAALPFFVLALALVAFAWWIERRRRKGTRS
- a CDS encoding RNA polymerase sigma factor encodes the protein MVADEVLVSACRRGDQDAFATLVERYQGKIYNLAYRLLGNADDAGEMAQEVFCRAYVKLGEFRGEASFSTWLYRIAHNICYDELRRRRRRPVVSLEAETESGTRLEVSAPQPGPAELCARQAVRERLQQLIATLPPDQRTALVLRDIQDLSYEEMAQVLQCSLGTVKSRLNRARRTLRDKLNAERELFLGSGVYSG
- a CDS encoding Na+/H+ antiporter subunit E, which codes for MPIYTYAGGGRPMPLLAELLRLVPRIKAQLAWAASLFAFWLALAWAADSQHLVAGVVCVFFLAILWRELVPRHSFPLRAFPALILYLALLAGEILQAGVHVAAIVLNPRLPIAPAFRKVKVPLSTPGGKTALANSITLTPGTLTVEVEDQAFLVHMIDRNVPFNLPEWTLTKLLAELERGGEP
- a CDS encoding monovalent cation/H+ antiporter complex subunit F encodes the protein MIQFHAGAAALLAFLILGCLLRAYLGPTAADRVVAVNVIGTKAVILLCLVSAAFEEGFFLDVALVYSLISFLATVCLARLVLQKEQGREAR
- the mnhG gene encoding monovalent cation/H(+) antiporter subunit G, which encodes MLVASKLLLLGGLFFSFTATLGLLRLPDVYNRLHATTKCDTLGAGLILLALILSGRPPEQAVKLVVILIFLWLANPTAAHILARAAWAAGTPLARGTELPKEERPC
- a CDS encoding hydrogenase subunit MbhD domain-containing protein produces the protein MLVVRLFLLALLILCALAVGRTRDLLSAAVIFAAYSLVMATVWQQLRAPDIALAEAAIGAGITSLLFIVTIARTGRYEK
- the mbhE gene encoding hydrogen gas-evolving membrane-bound hydrogenase subunit E, which produces MRAVLITLILLLAAGALVAVALEMPPLGAPGAPALASPLTAYYQARAFYETACPNQVAAIVADYRAYDTLGETTVLFTAVAAILTLRHSRKEEKDRG
- a CDS encoding MnhB domain-containing protein, which codes for MDDLVLKTVARLLIPFIQLYGLYVILHGHLSPGGGFAGGVIVAAGFVLYALAFGRSALAAVFPERLSTWLESGGILWYVGLGLVGVFSGGAFLANARAGFPLGPAGRLFSSGLVFLLNLGIGIKVAATIATLFRHLEEE
- a CDS encoding sodium:proton antiporter; the encoded protein is MHFDYVAAMLLYVTGLGIMLFHSNLIKKIFGMNIMETAVFLLFILSGYVRGGKPPIALPGQLPAAPVNPLPQALILTGLVVSVSVTAYALALVRALYQAYGTLSAPEIARRKGEFS
- a CDS encoding proton-conducting transporter membrane subunit, which encodes MTSAQLLLPLLTLLVAALVLPLLKPRRAAPFALAALGLAFLLWLPLTASVLHSGTVTYHLGGWPPPVGIEITADKLAVFFGGTVFLVTLPAAFGAVVDLPAAVPERALPSFWTLYLLLVFSLLGLAEAGDLFNTYVFLEISSLAACALVASVHRPANLEAAFKYLLLSTVGSGCVLMAIALLYMVTGQLNLGFLARELPYQAPLYPKIVAAAGTFLLAGLGVKAALFPLHTWLPDAHASAPAPASALLSGLVVKAYVVVLVRVVWGTLGQVFLTLLPFKTLLLVLATASIFFGSISAMAQVDLKRMLAYSTVAQMGYIFLGLAAGNVTAFTGAILHIFNHALLKGTLFLAAGTIIRRTGERHLPNLIGSGHTCPTALSAFSIAALGMVGIPATCGFTSKWLLTVGALQAGSPLLAWVVLLSSLLNAAYYLPVIILGFFGHGSTGEIRFHWDRVPAGLLLPAGFLACASIVFGLWPSLPLHLAQDIAHQFFL
- a CDS encoding complex I subunit 5 family protein — translated: MLFLLVLILVPVLTGCFLLLFAPPDKVAWRLALSASVLAAAGALQLLAGPHPRLLFAYRFTPIVSLALVMDAMGLLFALIASCLWVFTVIYSHGYMAHEERLRSYLAFLILSLGITNGIALAGNLVTLFFFYEALTLVTFPLVIHRHTPEAMRAGIVYLAYNLAGATLVLLAIATLAGHVHKVDFIYGGIIPPGLFTRVQLVRLVILFVAGFGVKAAVIPLHHWLPRAMVAPTPVSALLHAVAVVNAGVFGLLRVWAYILGAETLRAMDLAPLLRWPMAATIILGSIWAFRQDDLKRRLAYSTISQLAYMGLGASFLSPSGWTAALLHFFNHALLKITLFFCAGNLAIGSGKTRVSELGGVGFSQPWTLAAFTVASGGMIGLPPVNGFLSKWYLGLGALEAGLPGMVGVILLSALLNAGYFLPIVFTAFRREPAAVPAPSEPPLTMLLPTLLLGAGCLVFFFWPQLPLLLAAWFQGGG